From the Thermus hydrothermalis genome, the window CCGGGTCAAGGACCTCACCGAGGCCGAGGTGGTGCGCCTCCGCGAGTACGTGGAGAACACCTGGAAGCTGGAAGGCGAGCTCCGGGCGGAGGTGGCCGCCAACATCAAGCGGCTCATGGACATCGGGTGCTACCGGGGGCTTCGGCACCGGAGGGGTCTTCCCGTGCGGGGCCAGCGCACCCGCACCAACGCCCGCACCCGTAAAGGCCCCCGCAAGACCGTGGCGGGCAAGAAGAAGGCCCCGAGGAAGTAGCCCAAAGCGCTTCTAGGGCCAGAGGATACTCCATTAGAGGGAGAGTATGGCCAAGAAAACCACCAAGAAGAAGGTCAAACGGCAGGTGGCCAGCGGGAAGGCGTACATCCACGCCTCCTACAACAACACCATCGTCACCATCACCGACCCGGACGGCAATCCCATCACCTGGTCCTCGGGTGGGGTCATCGGCTACAAGGGGAGCCGCAAGGGCACCCCGTACGCGGCCCAGCTTGCGGCCATGGACGCCGCCAAGAAGGCTATGGCTTACGGCATGCAAAGCGTGGACGTGATCGTGCGGGGTACCGGGGCGGGCCGGGAACAGGCCATCCGCGCCCTGCAGGCCTCTGGCCTCCAGGTGAAGTCCATCGTGGACGACACCCCCGTGCCCCACAACGGCTGCCGGCCCAAGAAGAAGTTCCGCAAAGCCTCGTAGGGAGTGAGAGAAGATGGGTCGTTACATTGGACCAGTTTGCCGTCTTTGCCGCCGGGAAGGAGTCAAGCTGTACCTGAAGGGGGAGCGGTGCTACAGCCCCAAGTGCGCCATGGAGCGCCGGCCCTACCCCCCGGGCCAGCACGGGCAGAAGCGGGCCCGCCGCCCTTCCGACTATGCGGTGCGCCTGAGGGAGAAGCAGAAGCTCCGCCGCATCTACGGGATCTCCGAGACCCAGTTCCGCAACCTCTTTGAGGAGGCGAGCCGCAAGAAGGGGGTGACGGGTACGGTCTTCCTGGGGCTTTTGGAGTCCCGGCTGGACAACGTGGTCTACCGCCTGGGCTTCGCCGTAAGCCGCCGCCAGGCGCGGCAGATGGTGCGCCACGGCCACATCACCGTGAACGGGCGCCGGGTGGACCTCCCCGCCTACCGGGTGAAGCCGGGGGACGAGATCGCCGTCGCCGAGAGGAGCAAGAACCTGGCCTTCATCCGGGAGAACCTCGAGGCCATGAAGGGCCGCAAGGTGGGGCCCTGGCTCTCCCTGGACGTGGAGAACATGAAGGGCAAGTTCCTCAGGCTCCCCGACCGGGAGGACCTGGCCCTGCCCGTGAACGAGCAGCTGGTGATCGAGTTCTACTCCAGGTGAGAAACAGGGGCCTGTCCTGTACAGGCCCCCATTGCCCCTTTAGAGGAGGCCTATGTTAGAGAGCAAGCTGAAAGCCCCGGTCTTCACGGTGCGCACCCAGGGGCGGGAGTACGGGGAGTTCGTCCTAGAGCCCCTGGAGCGGGGGTTTGGCGTCACCTTGGGCAACCCCTTGCGGCGCATCCTCCTTTCCTCCATTCCCGGGACCGCGGTCACCAGCGTCTACATTGAGGACGTCCTGCACGAGTTCTCCACCATTCCCGGGGTTAAGGAGGACGTGGTGGAGATTATCCTGAACCTGAAGGAACTGGTGGTCCGTTTCCTGGACCCCAAGATGCAGACCACCACCCTGGTCCTCAAGGCGGAGGGCCCCAAGGTGGTCACCGCCCGGGACTTCACCCCCTCCAGCGACGTGGAGATCTTGAACCCCGACCTCCCCATCGCCACCCTCGAGGCGGGCGGGAAGCTCTACATGGAGGTCCGGGTGGACCGCGGGGTGGGGTACGTCCCTGCCGAGCGCCACGGCATCAAGGACCGCATCAACGCCATTCCCGTGGACGCCATCTTCTCCCCCGTGCGCCGGGTGGCCTTCCAGGTGGAGGACACCCGCTTGGGCCAGCGCACGGACCTGGATAAGCTCACCCTGCGCATCTGGACCGATGGCTCCGTCACCCCCTTGGAGGCCTTGAACCAGGCGGTGGAGATCCTCAAAGAGCACCTCTCCTACTTCGCCAACCCCCAGGCCACCGCCCTGCCCACCCCTGAGCCCGTGGTGGAACGGGCGGAGAAGGAGGAGGACCTGGACCTGCCCCTGGAGGAGTTGGGGCTTTCCACCCGGGTTTTGCACAGCCTCAAGGAGGAGGGGATTGAGTCCGTGCGGGCCCTTTTGGCCCTCAACCTCAAGGACCTCCGCAACATCCCCGGCATCGGGGAGAGGAGCCTGGAGGAGATCCGCGAGGCCCTGGCCAAGCGGGGCTTCGCCTTGAAGGAGTGAGACCATGCGCCACCTGAAGTCTGGAAGGAAGCTGAACCGCCACTCTTCCCACCGCCTGGCCCTTTACCGCAACCAGGCGAAAAGCCTCCTGACCCATGGCCGCATCACCACCACCCTGCCCAAGGCCAAGGAGCTCACCGGCTTCGTGGACCACTTGATCCACCTGGCCAAGCGGGGGGACCTGCACGCCAGGCGGCTGGTGCTCCGGGACCTGCAGGACGTGAAGCTGGTGCGCAAGCTCTTTGACGAGATCGCCCCCAAGTACCAGAACCGCCCCGGGGGGTACACCCGGGTCCTGAAGCTGGCGGAGCGCCGCCGGGGGGACGGGGCGCCCTTGGCCCTGGTGGAGCTGGTGGAGTAAGGGGAAAGGGCACCTGGGGGGCGGCCACGCCCCCTAGCTTTTTTCTTCCCCTTTGGCCGAAAGAAGCCGCAAAAGCTGGTCTTCCAACTCCCCGATGTAGGCGGCCAGGGTGTTCCCGTGCTTCTCCAGGGTTTCGGCGATGCGGGCCTCGAGGGCCCGGATCTCCTCCTTTTCCGCCTCCGCCAGGCGGGCGAACTCCGCCTCCAGGTAGCGCCTAAGCTCCGTGTAGCGGCTTTGCTCGGCGTCCTCGGCGAGCTTCTTGTAGTGGAGGAGCTCCCGGGCGTAGCGGCGCACCTCCAAGAGGGCGGCCGTTTCCAGGCCGATGGTGAAGAGGAGGTAGAGGAGGGAAACCACCCCCAGGGCCACCACCAACACGAGGCCCAAGGGGGCTTCCACCCGGGTCAGGCCCAAGGACAAGGGGGCGGGCCGGTTGATCTCCCCCCAGTTGAGCCAGGCGAAGAGGGCGAGGAGGAGGAGGACGAGAAGGGCGAAGAGGGTACGCGCGCTCATAGGACCTCCATAAAGTACCTGGGGGGATTATACTCCCTTGCCATGGGTTACCTCTTTTTGCTCCTCGCCGCCTTTTTGTGGGGACTCCTTGGCCCGGTGAGCCGCCTGTCCTTCCAGGAGGGGCTTTCCCCTTTGCTGGTGGCCTTCTACCGCGCCGTCATCGCCTGGGCCTTCTTCGCCCTCCACGCCAGGCTTTTGCGGCAGGTAGGGG encodes:
- the rpsM gene encoding 30S ribosomal protein S13 → MARIAGVEIPRNKRVDVALTYIYGIGPARAKEALEKTGINPATRVKDLTEAEVVRLREYVENTWKLEGELRAEVAANIKRLMDIGCYRGLRHRRGLPVRGQRTRTNARTRKGPRKTVAGKKKAPRK
- the rpsK gene encoding 30S ribosomal protein S11, translated to MAKKTTKKKVKRQVASGKAYIHASYNNTIVTITDPDGNPITWSSGGVIGYKGSRKGTPYAAQLAAMDAAKKAMAYGMQSVDVIVRGTGAGREQAIRALQASGLQVKSIVDDTPVPHNGCRPKKKFRKAS
- the rpsD gene encoding 30S ribosomal protein S4, yielding MGRYIGPVCRLCRREGVKLYLKGERCYSPKCAMERRPYPPGQHGQKRARRPSDYAVRLREKQKLRRIYGISETQFRNLFEEASRKKGVTGTVFLGLLESRLDNVVYRLGFAVSRRQARQMVRHGHITVNGRRVDLPAYRVKPGDEIAVAERSKNLAFIRENLEAMKGRKVGPWLSLDVENMKGKFLRLPDREDLALPVNEQLVIEFYSR
- a CDS encoding DNA-directed RNA polymerase subunit alpha; this encodes MLESKLKAPVFTVRTQGREYGEFVLEPLERGFGVTLGNPLRRILLSSIPGTAVTSVYIEDVLHEFSTIPGVKEDVVEIILNLKELVVRFLDPKMQTTTLVLKAEGPKVVTARDFTPSSDVEILNPDLPIATLEAGGKLYMEVRVDRGVGYVPAERHGIKDRINAIPVDAIFSPVRRVAFQVEDTRLGQRTDLDKLTLRIWTDGSVTPLEALNQAVEILKEHLSYFANPQATALPTPEPVVERAEKEEDLDLPLEELGLSTRVLHSLKEEGIESVRALLALNLKDLRNIPGIGERSLEEIREALAKRGFALKE
- the rplQ gene encoding 50S ribosomal protein L17, translating into MRHLKSGRKLNRHSSHRLALYRNQAKSLLTHGRITTTLPKAKELTGFVDHLIHLAKRGDLHARRLVLRDLQDVKLVRKLFDEIAPKYQNRPGGYTRVLKLAERRRGDGAPLALVELVE
- a CDS encoding DNA cytosine methyltransferase; this translates as MSARTLFALLVLLLLALFAWLNWGEINRPAPLSLGLTRVEAPLGLVLVVALGVVSLLYLLFTIGLETAALLEVRRYARELLHYKKLAEDAEQSRYTELRRYLEAEFARLAEAEKEEIRALEARIAETLEKHGNTLAAYIGELEDQLLRLLSAKGEEKS